A window from Chloroflexota bacterium encodes these proteins:
- a CDS encoding FAD-binding oxidoreductase encodes MSGVDVNDIHSQLNPTTVDRVVPVDSLQAIQSAIATAQREGKSLSIAGGRHAMGAQQFGSDTILMDTVPLNRVLDFDADAGLITVEAGIYWPELIAAIRQAAPAHPSQWAIAQKQTGGDRMSMGGALAANVHGRGLRMRPIITDVESFVLVDANGNALNCSRTENSELFRLVVGGYGLFGVVYSVTLRLLPRQKLQRTVTVVDIDELMPAFAQRIEEGFLYGDFQYSIDDSSEGYLTKGVFSCYRPVAPDTPISDEQRELSVDDWRRLILFAHVNKPQAFEQYVTHYLATNGQIYWSDLHQLGYYEENYHRMLDQYVGAAAPATEVITEVYVPRQSLAAFMRDVREDFRQHKTQVVYGTIRLVVRDEESFLAWARESFACVIFNLHVSHTPEGQASAAAAFRRLIDRAIQYGGSYYLTYHKHATRAQVEECYPQLPEFLQLKRRYDPGERFQSDWHRHYAAMFADSMG; translated from the coding sequence ATGTCCGGCGTCGACGTCAACGACATCCACTCACAACTCAATCCCACCACCGTTGATCGGGTCGTTCCTGTTGATTCGCTGCAAGCAATCCAGTCTGCCATCGCCACTGCGCAGAGGGAAGGGAAGTCGCTCTCTATTGCCGGTGGACGGCATGCTATGGGAGCGCAACAGTTCGGCAGCGACACAATCCTCATGGATACGGTGCCGCTGAATCGGGTGCTAGACTTCGACGCCGATGCAGGCTTAATCACAGTAGAAGCGGGCATCTACTGGCCGGAGCTCATCGCAGCCATTCGACAAGCAGCGCCGGCGCATCCGTCGCAATGGGCTATCGCTCAGAAGCAGACCGGGGGAGACCGGATGAGCATGGGCGGTGCGCTGGCAGCTAACGTGCACGGCCGGGGTCTCCGCATGCGACCGATAATCACTGACGTTGAATCGTTCGTTCTGGTTGATGCCAACGGGAATGCCTTGAATTGCAGCCGCACAGAAAACAGTGAGCTCTTTCGACTGGTAGTTGGAGGATACGGGCTTTTTGGCGTGGTATATAGCGTAACGCTGCGGCTTTTGCCGCGGCAGAAGCTCCAGCGCACTGTCACTGTAGTCGATATTGATGAACTCATGCCGGCATTTGCGCAACGGATCGAGGAAGGTTTCCTCTACGGCGACTTCCAATACTCAATTGATGATTCTTCTGAAGGCTATCTGACGAAAGGTGTGTTTTCCTGCTACCGTCCGGTCGCGCCGGATACGCCAATATCAGATGAGCAGCGGGAGCTTTCCGTTGACGATTGGCGGCGCTTGATTCTCTTTGCCCACGTGAATAAGCCGCAGGCATTTGAGCAGTACGTTACGCACTACCTCGCAACCAACGGCCAGATATATTGGTCGGACCTGCATCAGCTCGGCTACTACGAGGAAAACTACCACCGCATGCTCGACCAATACGTCGGCGCTGCGGCCCCGGCAACGGAAGTCATCACCGAAGTCTATGTGCCGCGCCAATCCCTGGCGGCTTTCATGCGTGACGTTCGCGAGGACTTCCGGCAACACAAGACTCAAGTCGTCTATGGCACCATCCGACTTGTGGTACGTGATGAGGAGAGCTTTCTGGCCTGGGCGCGAGAGAGCTTTGCCTGCGTCATCTTCAATCTACACGTGTCGCACACACCGGAAGGTCAGGCAAGCGCCGCGGCAGCCTTCCGCCGCCTGATCGACCGCGCGATCCAGTACGGCGGCAGCTACTACCTGACATACCACAAGCACGCCACCCGCGCGCAGGTGGAGGAGTGCTATCCACAGTTACCGGAGTTTCTCCAACTGAAGCGGCGTTACGATCCGGGCGAGCGGTTCCAAAGCGACTGGCATCGCCACTACGCCGCGATGTTTGCTGACTCGATGGGCTAA
- a CDS encoding M81 family metallopeptidase — protein MKQSHRVAVGSILTECNQFGGKLIERAEFARSQLARGNEVMSIAGGAVGGMLQTLQEQNADIVPLVVASAYPGGPIAHDCYDRLKTDLLEDLSNALPVDGVLLALHGAAVSTEVDDVEGDLITAARKIVGPDVPIVGTLDLHANVTTQMMRHADGLVAWETYPHVDPFTTGVRGARLLLGTLDGAFRPAMAMAKVPIFTSAINASTVGDGPFADVMRLAKSFEEQPGVLSTSAFHAHATIDVPELGGGGLVITDGDEARAVGLALQIADLMWEKRFALEPDTLAPEEAVEAGLKIPGGPVILIECADCVGGGAAGDSVATIPVLKNLSEGFAIVPVVDPEAAALCHEAGEGRTVTVTLGHKVDPQWGSPQIISGVVRSLSDGKFQYTGGIWAGEWATMGPSAVLECGSAQILITTYGTYEWRDEQFRALDMDIAGAKFIVAKNPMNYSQTYGEFAQGEFVLDTSGATPPTLRHFTYHKAPRPYFPIATDIPNFAPTVLRGS, from the coding sequence ATGAAGCAATCGCATCGGGTTGCCGTAGGCTCGATCTTGACCGAATGCAACCAGTTCGGCGGTAAGTTGATCGAGCGGGCCGAGTTCGCCCGCAGCCAACTCGCGCGCGGAAATGAAGTTATGTCAATCGCTGGCGGCGCTGTTGGCGGCATGTTGCAGACGCTACAGGAGCAGAACGCCGACATTGTGCCGCTTGTCGTGGCGAGCGCCTACCCCGGTGGGCCGATTGCGCACGATTGCTATGACCGGCTCAAGACAGACCTGCTGGAAGATCTCAGCAATGCCCTGCCCGTGGACGGCGTGCTGCTGGCGCTGCACGGGGCAGCGGTCTCGACGGAAGTCGATGACGTGGAGGGCGATCTCATCACAGCCGCGCGGAAGATCGTAGGGCCGGACGTGCCAATCGTCGGGACGCTTGACCTGCACGCCAACGTGACAACCCAGATGATGCGTCACGCCGACGGTCTCGTGGCGTGGGAGACATATCCACACGTTGACCCGTTTACTACCGGTGTGCGTGGGGCGCGGCTCTTACTTGGAACACTCGACGGCGCATTTCGTCCCGCCATGGCAATGGCCAAAGTGCCAATTTTTACCAGCGCCATCAATGCGAGCACGGTGGGTGACGGCCCCTTTGCCGACGTGATGCGCCTGGCAAAGTCATTTGAAGAGCAACCGGGAGTCTTGTCCACCAGCGCGTTCCACGCCCACGCGACAATTGATGTGCCGGAACTAGGTGGGGGCGGCCTGGTGATTACGGACGGCGATGAAGCGCGGGCAGTGGGCCTGGCTCTACAGATTGCCGACCTCATGTGGGAGAAGCGCTTCGCCCTGGAGCCGGATACGCTCGCTCCTGAGGAGGCGGTTGAAGCGGGGCTCAAGATTCCAGGCGGACCCGTCATTCTGATCGAGTGCGCTGACTGCGTCGGCGGCGGAGCTGCCGGAGACAGCGTGGCTACTATCCCTGTCCTTAAGAATCTCAGCGAAGGGTTTGCCATTGTTCCAGTGGTAGACCCCGAAGCGGCCGCGCTCTGTCATGAAGCCGGTGAAGGCCGCACGGTTACGGTGACGCTAGGGCACAAGGTCGATCCCCAGTGGGGCAGTCCGCAGATCATTTCCGGTGTCGTCAGATCCTTAAGTGATGGAAAGTTTCAGTATACCGGCGGCATCTGGGCAGGCGAGTGGGCGACCATGGGGCCATCGGCGGTACTGGAGTGTGGCAGTGCTCAAATCTTGATTACGACGTATGGCACGTATGAGTGGCGGGACGAGCAATTCCGCGCACTGGACATGGACATCGCAGGCGCAAAATTCATCGTCGCCAAGAATCCGATGAACTATAGCCAAACCTATGGTGAATTTGCGCAAGGCGAATTCGTCCTGGATACGTCCGGCGCCACACCGCCGACACTGCGGCACTTTACCTATCACAAGGCGCCGCGCCCGTATTTTCCAATCGCTACCGATATTCCAAACTTCGCCCCCACAGTCTTGCGCGGCAGCTAG
- a CDS encoding pyridoxal-phosphate dependent enzyme: MTAVGTDVQWLQCVRCDEQLAIGAHVFGCPRCFQEGRQGPLDFRVNVAGGIPANFQAAWDAGPQHNIWRYGDMLPVAEHPLSLDEGGTPLTHLAELSDELGLNVYVKNETMNPTWSFKDRHAAVNISMARQLGYSKVVASSTGNAGQAVAAYAALAGLRALIIGYPTSSELLRRVMQIHGASVVTMPKPEIGTMMRQLVEDHGWLPVGSSDPNPLASPYGVTGYKTIGYEVASALGAAPDAILVPTGGGDSLYGIWRGLIDLHAMGLIARLPRIVGCQTEATHPLLHALTHNRTEVEVQPEPDSLATSIIEGRCGMHALGALRASGGTATAVSEDELRLAIRRMASRGYFFESASLATIASLVRLHGEGYFKAGETVVCVITGSGVKWPDVINQLVPAVPHLEQPSISALADVMEL, from the coding sequence GTGACGGCAGTTGGTACCGACGTTCAGTGGTTGCAGTGCGTGCGCTGCGATGAGCAACTTGCCATTGGGGCACATGTGTTCGGGTGCCCCCGCTGTTTTCAAGAGGGCCGGCAAGGCCCGCTAGACTTTAGAGTTAACGTAGCAGGTGGCATTCCTGCCAACTTTCAAGCGGCATGGGATGCGGGGCCGCAGCACAATATCTGGCGCTATGGGGATATGCTCCCGGTAGCAGAGCATCCCTTGAGCCTCGACGAAGGCGGCACGCCGCTGACTCACCTGGCTGAGTTGAGCGACGAGCTTGGCCTCAACGTGTACGTCAAGAACGAGACCATGAATCCTACGTGGTCGTTCAAGGACCGCCACGCTGCGGTAAACATCTCCATGGCGCGCCAACTTGGCTATTCCAAGGTGGTGGCTTCTTCCACCGGCAACGCCGGCCAAGCTGTGGCGGCGTACGCGGCGCTTGCCGGATTGCGGGCGTTGATCATTGGATACCCTACTTCATCCGAACTGTTGCGCCGGGTCATGCAAATTCACGGCGCGTCAGTAGTGACTATGCCAAAGCCGGAGATCGGTACGATGATGCGGCAGCTTGTGGAAGACCATGGCTGGCTGCCGGTCGGATCGTCCGATCCAAACCCGCTCGCCAGTCCCTACGGCGTGACAGGGTACAAGACAATCGGATATGAGGTCGCTAGCGCGCTCGGCGCGGCCCCGGACGCAATTCTGGTGCCCACTGGCGGTGGAGATAGCCTCTACGGCATCTGGCGCGGCTTGATCGACTTGCACGCAATGGGCCTCATTGCCCGCCTGCCGCGCATAGTGGGCTGTCAGACTGAGGCGACTCATCCGCTGCTCCATGCGCTTACGCACAATCGGACTGAAGTCGAAGTACAGCCCGAGCCCGACTCACTTGCAACGTCGATCATCGAGGGACGCTGTGGCATGCACGCTCTGGGCGCTCTCCGCGCATCGGGCGGTACCGCAACCGCGGTTTCAGAAGATGAGTTGCGCCTGGCAATCCGCCGCATGGCCAGTCGCGGGTACTTCTTCGAGAGCGCCTCGCTCGCAACTATCGCCAGTCTTGTGCGGCTCCACGGTGAAGGATACTTCAAAGCCGGTGAAACTGTCGTCTGCGTCATTACCGGCAGTGGGGTAAAGTGGCCTGACGTAATCAATCAACTTGTGCCTGCTGTGCCTCACTTGGAGCAGCCGAGCATTTCCGCTTTGGCGGATGTAATGGAATTGTGA
- a CDS encoding CehA/McbA family metallohydrolase, with product MGSIAGTIVDGQSGNKLAAKVSVQGNGGLFHAPEGSIATVGTTNPYFYADGSFAVDLPRGQADVRVERGTEYAPLHVTVSVPLKGTVNLSLPLQRWIRLDSQGWYPGNTHIHYREFESRPEERLRFDSEVEDLTVTVISVLQQQEFAYATNRYPVGRMEHPTRPHWVLDVGEETRHNKILGDSSSGYGHVMLVRLQEQVDPLSRGVLVDDSDPDYPPLMDACDSAQAQGGVVIWCHNGWGMEAPIAASLQRIDALNLFDPYWLDTEYDLWYHLLNCGFKLPASTGSDWFICSANRVYTHLEQSFSYDGWLETLKDGRSFITNGPVLELTVEDQPPGTRLDLRARHPKQVRVEVRWQAHRTIESVEIVMNGSVVAGERDSNGSREGVLSATLAAPHDGWIAARCSGKSRDSYGHAQWAHTSPVYLKTGSRAPASRESAQFFVAQIERSLKWITEEARFDEVSHRQRMQQLFRDGRESFLRLARG from the coding sequence ATGGGCTCCATCGCAGGCACAATCGTAGATGGGCAGAGCGGCAACAAACTTGCAGCCAAAGTCTCTGTGCAAGGCAACGGCGGACTCTTTCACGCCCCTGAAGGCTCAATTGCAACCGTTGGGACAACCAATCCCTACTTCTATGCTGATGGATCGTTTGCGGTTGACCTTCCTCGCGGCCAGGCGGACGTCCGCGTAGAACGCGGCACGGAGTATGCGCCCCTGCACGTGACGGTTTCGGTGCCGCTGAAAGGCACAGTGAACCTCTCGCTGCCGCTGCAGCGGTGGATCCGGCTGGATAGCCAGGGCTGGTACCCGGGCAACACCCATATCCACTACCGTGAATTCGAATCCCGGCCTGAGGAACGCCTCCGCTTTGACTCCGAAGTCGAAGACCTGACCGTTACCGTAATCAGCGTGCTCCAACAGCAAGAATTCGCGTACGCCACCAATCGCTACCCCGTGGGACGTATGGAACATCCAACCAGACCGCACTGGGTGCTGGACGTGGGGGAAGAGACGCGACACAACAAGATACTCGGCGATAGTAGCTCCGGCTACGGCCACGTGATGCTCGTGCGGCTGCAGGAGCAGGTTGATCCCTTGAGTCGCGGTGTGCTGGTGGATGACTCCGATCCCGACTACCCACCACTAATGGATGCGTGCGATTCGGCCCAGGCACAAGGCGGGGTGGTAATCTGGTGCCATAATGGCTGGGGCATGGAAGCGCCCATTGCGGCCTCGCTGCAGCGGATAGACGCGCTTAATCTCTTCGACCCGTATTGGCTCGACACCGAGTACGATCTTTGGTATCACTTATTGAATTGCGGCTTCAAGCTACCGGCCAGCACGGGCTCAGACTGGTTCATCTGTTCGGCAAACCGCGTGTACACACACCTGGAGCAGTCCTTTTCCTACGATGGCTGGCTGGAGACGCTCAAGGACGGTCGATCCTTCATTACGAACGGGCCGGTGCTGGAACTTACCGTTGAAGACCAGCCGCCGGGAACTCGTCTCGACCTTCGCGCAAGACATCCAAAACAGGTGCGTGTTGAGGTGCGGTGGCAGGCACATCGAACCATCGAAAGCGTCGAGATTGTCATGAATGGCAGCGTGGTAGCAGGTGAGCGCGACTCCAACGGCAGCAGAGAAGGGGTCTTGAGCGCGACATTGGCCGCGCCGCACGACGGCTGGATCGCGGCGCGCTGCTCCGGGAAGAGCCGGGATAGTTACGGCCATGCCCAATGGGCCCATACGAGCCCGGTGTACCTTAAAACCGGCAGTAGAGCCCCCGCCTCCAGAGAGTCGGCACAGTTCTTTGTCGCGCAGATCGAGCGGTCTCTCAAGTGGATCACGGAAGAGGCACGATTTGACGAGGTTTCCCACCGGCAGCGCATGCAGCAGCTCTTTCGCGATGGTCGAGAATCCTTCCTGCGCTTGGCGCGAGGGTAG
- a CDS encoding polysaccharide deacetylase family protein, translated as MYPNGAQFCLSLTFDIEMSYNFPYWTSDYADYGAIDPHVKQYVHTMLDVAKKYDVKLQFFIVGSALEDPDVDYLKRLVAEGHALDNHTYRHVNVKAKRVEDLHQSYRRAPWRAGSLTPLECLRHEIRQTSRGLLERLGVETRGFRTPGAFPNGLEDIPEVQALLQEEGFQFASAHYKCPTERTWHPPRTEMEAAVRLSLDSLQPYRYPSGLPEIPMMGLSDAIAFRSLDLDRWEYIHHATIAVDHAYENGQILSLLAHPSYLAARDPHCDMLDTVLRRALAKPGGCWVATNRDINRTVLAA; from the coding sequence ATGTATCCAAACGGCGCACAATTCTGTCTGAGCCTGACGTTCGATATCGAGATGTCCTATAACTTTCCCTACTGGACATCCGATTACGCTGACTACGGCGCCATCGATCCTCATGTGAAGCAATACGTCCACACCATGCTCGATGTCGCCAAGAAGTACGACGTCAAGTTACAGTTCTTTATCGTTGGCAGCGCCTTGGAAGACCCAGACGTGGACTACCTCAAGCGGTTGGTAGCAGAGGGGCATGCCCTCGACAATCACACGTATCGGCACGTGAACGTAAAAGCGAAGCGTGTTGAAGACCTGCATCAGTCGTATCGGCGTGCGCCCTGGCGGGCCGGAAGTCTCACCCCCCTCGAGTGCTTACGTCACGAGATTAGGCAGACCAGCAGGGGACTCCTCGAGCGGCTGGGTGTTGAAACGCGCGGCTTCCGCACACCCGGCGCATTTCCCAACGGCTTGGAGGACATCCCTGAAGTGCAGGCACTTCTCCAAGAGGAGGGGTTTCAGTTTGCCTCGGCGCACTACAAGTGTCCTACGGAACGCACATGGCATCCTCCCCGCACGGAAATGGAAGCCGCCGTACGTCTGAGCCTCGATTCCCTCCAGCCTTATCGCTATCCCAGCGGCCTACCCGAGATTCCAATGATGGGTCTGAGCGACGCCATTGCATTTCGTTCGTTGGACTTGGACCGCTGGGAGTACATTCACCATGCAACAATAGCGGTTGATCACGCGTACGAAAACGGCCAGATTCTGAGCCTCCTCGCGCATCCCTCGTACCTCGCGGCCCGCGATCCCCACTGTGATATGCTTGACACTGTGCTGCGCCGGGCGCTTGCTAAGCCCGGCGGTTGTTGGGTGGCAACAAACCGCGATATCAACCGGACAGTTTTGGCTGCCTAG
- a CDS encoding DegT/DnrJ/EryC1/StrS family aminotransferase: MAIKTPVDTRLAIEGGTPVRSADDPLPGIFPRDVPQESYDNIREVLEKGLSSGYLPRFEQEFAEVNGAKYCVALANCTATLHTIIAAMDIGPGKEVIVNPITDLGSVAGIMAQGAIPIFPDVDIRTGNVTAETIEKVISERTAAIIAVHWYGLLCPMDDIVALAQKHNILLIEDVCQAPLAKYKGRNAGTLGDVGAFSFDAEKHLSGGHGGALLTDNKDIADRVHLFGVMRGGVPVERYGRKHVRFGLNMRFGELEAAFVLGMLHILEEQNQRRRETTAALSQRVEEDIPGLIPPYIPEGADHIYWYYYLRVDPDAFTCGLWDLSDALMAEGLKAEPGPWQLVPDSHTFLHTKTTVAGESHWPWDHPMNEFARDIEYSADMVPIAKEHVDTTIRWNWTDKYTDRDVEDMATILAKVTDRYRA; encoded by the coding sequence ATGGCAATTAAGACCCCCGTTGATACGCGGCTCGCAATTGAAGGCGGCACGCCGGTCCGGTCGGCGGACGACCCCCTGCCGGGAATCTTCCCCCGCGACGTGCCGCAAGAGTCCTATGACAACATTCGCGAAGTCCTGGAAAAGGGCTTGTCTTCCGGCTACTTGCCGCGCTTCGAGCAGGAATTCGCGGAAGTGAACGGCGCAAAATACTGTGTCGCTCTCGCCAACTGCACCGCTACCTTGCATACCATCATTGCGGCGATGGACATTGGGCCGGGTAAGGAAGTCATTGTGAACCCCATTACCGACCTTGGCTCGGTTGCCGGCATTATGGCACAAGGCGCGATTCCCATTTTCCCGGATGTAGACATCCGCACCGGCAACGTCACCGCCGAGACAATCGAGAAGGTCATCTCGGAACGTACGGCGGCCATCATCGCCGTTCACTGGTACGGGCTGCTCTGCCCCATGGACGACATCGTGGCGCTGGCCCAGAAGCACAACATCCTTTTGATTGAAGACGTGTGCCAGGCGCCGTTGGCAAAGTATAAGGGCCGCAACGCGGGCACCCTGGGCGACGTGGGCGCGTTCTCATTTGACGCCGAGAAGCATCTCTCAGGCGGCCACGGCGGCGCGCTGCTGACCGACAACAAAGACATCGCCGACCGGGTACACCTGTTTGGCGTTATGCGCGGCGGCGTGCCAGTGGAACGCTACGGGCGCAAGCACGTGCGCTTCGGCCTGAACATGCGCTTTGGCGAACTGGAAGCGGCATTTGTGCTCGGCATGCTCCATATACTGGAAGAGCAGAATCAACGCCGGCGCGAGACCACCGCTGCACTAAGCCAGCGGGTTGAAGAAGACATTCCCGGTCTGATCCCGCCCTACATCCCCGAGGGGGCCGACCACATCTACTGGTACTACTACCTACGCGTGGACCCCGATGCCTTTACCTGCGGCTTGTGGGACCTCTCCGACGCGCTCATGGCCGAGGGTCTGAAAGCTGAGCCCGGTCCCTGGCAACTGGTGCCCGACAGCCACACGTTCCTGCACACCAAGACAACCGTGGCCGGTGAATCCCACTGGCCGTGGGACCATCCCATGAACGAGTTTGCCAGGGACATCGAATACAGCGCCGACATGGTGCCCATCGCCAAGGAGCACGTAGACACGACCATTCGCTGGAATTGGACGGATAAATATACCGACCGGGATGTGGAGGACATGGCAACGATCCTGGCAAAGGTGACAGATCGCTACCGGGCGTAG
- a CDS encoding extracellular solute-binding protein, translating into MEGLGRFSRRSILVGMASLGVGGAALAACGQVAPAPADAPETKEEPEPEPTAAPEAMEPTVIKYMHFTTQQEVWDNTYGAVIDRYVERNPDVQVELDIVTWPLTDVAVKAVAASAAGISYDMYYGWFGYISQFATADIIQPLDPFIAKDADVDLSEYYEGALERIGGNLYGIAWFLGARSIWYNDDIMTNEGLTSPADLDAAGNLNWDSLTELATKLTTREGANVTRWGLSFNGNAHSSIVIALKSWGAGWWNEDFTAPAIDSPAAAEAVQTVLDHVIKHQVHPPLNRKETDVAPNFTEQKLGMVLTGPWYTRTINQEIVEGQTPFNVDLANVPLGPGGRGTPLLINAFWIARSSPQPDATWDFYKYLISEEVQPDWANLGGGRFPPNRTYTPAVQYPFENVETYKAIADVSIPLRQAVKQSDINGAWSELWGQMEAGEKTVAEAVAEAQQVSAIALQEGGCIC; encoded by the coding sequence ATGGAAGGTCTGGGTAGATTCTCCCGCCGATCGATTCTCGTCGGCATGGCAAGTCTGGGCGTAGGTGGCGCAGCTTTGGCTGCCTGTGGCCAAGTGGCGCCTGCTCCCGCTGATGCGCCCGAAACGAAAGAGGAGCCGGAACCGGAGCCCACGGCGGCGCCGGAGGCCATGGAGCCGACGGTCATCAAGTACATGCACTTCACCACACAACAGGAGGTGTGGGACAACACCTATGGCGCGGTCATCGACCGCTACGTAGAGCGCAATCCGGACGTGCAGGTTGAACTCGACATTGTAACGTGGCCTCTGACAGACGTGGCGGTGAAAGCGGTCGCGGCTAGCGCCGCCGGCATCTCATATGACATGTACTACGGTTGGTTCGGCTACATCAGCCAGTTCGCCACGGCAGACATCATCCAGCCGCTCGACCCCTTCATCGCGAAGGATGCCGACGTCGATCTATCCGAGTACTACGAAGGCGCCCTCGAGCGGATCGGCGGCAATTTGTATGGTATCGCCTGGTTCCTGGGCGCCCGGTCCATTTGGTACAACGACGATATCATGACCAACGAAGGACTGACGTCTCCGGCCGACCTGGATGCCGCGGGCAACCTGAATTGGGATTCCCTGACCGAGTTGGCAACGAAACTGACTACCCGCGAGGGCGCGAACGTGACACGCTGGGGACTGAGTTTCAATGGAAACGCCCATTCCAGCATCGTGATCGCGTTGAAGTCATGGGGCGCCGGCTGGTGGAATGAGGACTTTACCGCACCGGCCATTGATTCCCCCGCAGCAGCCGAGGCCGTGCAAACCGTGCTGGACCACGTTATCAAGCATCAGGTGCACCCGCCGCTCAACCGGAAGGAAACCGACGTTGCACCGAACTTTACCGAGCAGAAACTCGGCATGGTCCTGACCGGACCTTGGTATACGCGGACCATCAACCAAGAGATTGTTGAGGGGCAAACGCCATTCAACGTCGATCTGGCGAATGTGCCACTGGGTCCCGGCGGTCGCGGCACACCGTTGTTGATTAATGCCTTCTGGATCGCCAGGAGTTCGCCGCAGCCCGATGCGACGTGGGACTTCTACAAGTACCTCATCAGTGAAGAGGTGCAGCCGGACTGGGCGAACCTGGGCGGCGGCCGCTTCCCGCCCAACCGCACCTACACGCCGGCCGTGCAGTATCCTTTCGAGAATGTGGAGACGTACAAGGCGATTGCCGATGTCAGCATTCCTCTGCGCCAGGCGGTAAAACAGTCCGACATCAACGGCGCATGGTCAGAGCTTTGGGGACAGATGGAAGCGGGCGAAAAGACCGTTGCGGAGGCCGTAGCTGAGGCCCAACAGGTTTCCGCGATCGCGCTGCAAGAAGGCGGCTGCATCTGCTAA